The genomic DNA ACAGAGTAGGGTGAACCTAAGAACTCGCAGTGGAAACGTTGTCACACATAGTGGAAACGCTATGAGAGCAATGTAAAAATTGCAAGTTCGGGAAAGCTCCGCTTTCGAAAGAAAGCGGAGCTTTTTTACGATCGGCGACGGCCCCGCGTCGCAGGACTATCGCACTTGCCGTGGTCGATTTGCAATCGGCGGAACACCTCGCCGTCCAGCCACACAACAAAGCCTCCGTTTTCGGAAGAGCGCGGAGCTCGTTTTTATGGCATGCAACATTCCACAGGCGATGTAACGAACAATAACATCCCATGGATCTGTCATGCGGGTCGCCGCCGATCATCGAGCCTTCGAAGCATAACGATTCGTCATTCGAGTCGGATGCCGCCGACGCGCGATCATTACACGCCGCTCCTCCGCTTCCAGCTTTTCTCCAAATCGAGCCGGTCGGCCAGTGCAATCTCGCCTGCGTAATGTGTCCCGTCCACCAACGGGTCGACGCGCCGACGGACGGCAGACCCGCGCTCATGCCGTTCGAGCGATACACCGCACTCCTTGCTCAATTTCCCAACCTGAAAGAATTGCATCTGCAGGGCCTCGGAGAGCCGATGATGCACCCTCGCTTTTTCGATATGGTTGAGACCGCCGCATCCAAAGGGATCAAAGTCGGATGCAATTCGAATTGCACGCTGGTGAGCGACGCCCGCGCGGAACGTTGCGTGACCAGCGGACTGCATGAGCTGCACGTGTCGATCGACGGCGCGACGGCCAGGACGTACGAGCGCATTCGACGCGGCGCCCGGTTCGATCGCGTCATCGCCAATATCCTGAAAGTCCAGCGGGCGCGACGAAGATACCGGAGCCGTACCCCCGAGTTGATCCTCACCGTGGTCGTCATGCGACAGAACGTGCACGAGCTGCCGGACCTCGTCCGTTTGGCGCACCGTCTCTCGATCCGTTCGGTCTTCGTTCAGCATTTAGGACATGAACTTGCGGAGCCCTCTCTCCCGGCTGTCTATGCTCCGTTTCGCATGTTCATACAGGAACAATCGCTCGTGAGTATCGATCGCGATACAGTCAAATCATTGTTCGCAACGGCCCGCGCGGCGGCACAGGAGCTGAATATCACGCTGCGGCTCCCACGCCTGGAAGAACTGCCCATGCTTCCCGGCTCGGCGCGGCGTTGCGATTGGCCTTGGACCTCCTCCTACATCACCTACCAAGGCTACGCCGTGCCCTGTTGCATCATGGCCACCCCGGATCGCGCACACTTTGGAAATGTCTACGAGCACGGCGTCAACGACGTGTGGCATGGCGCGGAAGCGGAGGATTTTCGGCGACGCCTCGATTCCACCGATCCGCCGGATCCTTGCCGATCCTGCTCCGTCTATAAAGGCGTGTTTTGAAAGATCGAGCAAGGCCGTCAGGACATGGCCGGACTCAGCAGTGAAAGGCGGGGCGTGAATACGTTACTGATCCACTGAATCGACAGCTTCAATGATCGCAGCGTGGAGCTGCTCCACCGCCGTGTCTTTGGGAAGGACGGTGGCCGCCCCAGCTCGCTTCATCACATCACTGTTTTCGTCTCCGGCATTGACCGAGATTCCGACCACGGCAATTCCCGGCCAGTGAGCCTTGATACGGGTCGTCGCCTCGATCCCGTTCATTTTCGGCATATTGATGTCCATCACCAGCACTCGAGGTTGCGATTCTTCAACCAGTCTCAAGGCCTCCGCTCCATCGCCGGCTTCTCCGACGACTTGGATATCCTCGTAAGCATCCAGAACAGCCCGAAGTCCTTGCCTCACCATCGCATGGTCGTCGGCCAGAAGAACACGAACGGAACGCCGCCTGTGTGAATGGTCGATGTTTAATGGTGAATGATCGGAAGAAACTGATGTCCTTTTCCCATCCTTCATCAACCATTCACCATCAACCATTCCGTCCGCCACACTCGGCTTCCCAAGCGGCAGCGTGAGGGTCGCAGTCGTGCCCCGGCCTAGTGCCGATGTGATGTCGAACGATCCGCCCAGCGCCCGCATTCGTTCTTGAATGCTATACAAACCAAACTTCGAAGAAATGCCGCCGCTAGGAATTCTAGCAGCAGCAGCAAGATCGAAGCCTCTGCCTTCATCGCAGACTTCAATCTGAATCTGATCTTCGCGTTGAGTCATTCGAACAGTCACTGTGCCGGTCCCTGCATGTTTCGAGGCGTTGATCAGAAGCTCACGCACCGATTGAAAGAGTAATACGCGCTGATCTTCCGGCAGTTGGAACCAATCGCCTTCGGGCACGATCACCGTCACGTTCTGCTCATGTTTCTTCTTCATGTACTCCGCGAGCCACTTCAGCGCGGCGGCCAAGCCATGGTCGCGCAGCACGGGCGGG from Nitrospira sp. includes the following:
- a CDS encoding Radical SAM domain protein — encoded protein: MDLSCGSPPIIEPSKHNDSSFESDAADARSLHAAPPLPAFLQIEPVGQCNLACVMCPVHQRVDAPTDGRPALMPFERYTALLAQFPNLKELHLQGLGEPMMHPRFFDMVETAASKGIKVGCNSNCTLVSDARAERCVTSGLHELHVSIDGATARTYERIRRGARFDRVIANILKVQRARRRYRSRTPELILTVVVMRQNVHELPDLVRLAHRLSIRSVFVQHLGHELAEPSLPAVYAPFRMFIQEQSLVSIDRDTVKSLFATARAAAQELNITLRLPRLEELPMLPGSARRCDWPWTSSYITYQGYAVPCCIMATPDRAHFGNVYEHGVNDVWHGAEAEDFRRRLDSTDPPDPCRSCSVYKGVF
- a CDS encoding Two-component transcriptional response regulator, NarL/FixJ family → MKTVADQVAIAMQRKQGEEALRRSEERFRIFAEQLEQLVAERTEELTLSQERLRALASELNLTEQRERKRLATELHDHLQQMLVVGKLTVGQGKRLASGVPECETVLKRVEDILSDALAYSRTLVAELSPPVLRDHGLAAALKWLAEYMKKKHEQNVTVIVPEGDWFQLPEDQRVLLFQSVRELLINASKHAGTGTVTVRMTQREDQIQIEVCDEGRGFDLAAAARIPSGGISSKFGLYSIQERMRALGGSFDITSALGRGTTATLTLPLGKPSVADGMVDGEWLMKDGKRTSVSSDHSPLNIDHSHRRRSVRVLLADDHAMVRQGLRAVLDAYEDIQVVGEAGDGAEALRLVEESQPRVLVMDINMPKMNGIEATTRIKAHWPGIAVVGISVNAGDENSDVMKRAGAATVLPKDTAVEQLHAAIIEAVDSVDQ